From Variovorax sp. J2L1-78, the proteins below share one genomic window:
- a CDS encoding ABC transporter substrate-binding protein: protein MKMTKRTTLATLALAALTTLGAFGAHAADEPLRIGLIGTYSGPYADYGRQFDAGVALYLKEHGGKIAGRTVEVIKKDTAGPAPDAAKRIAQELVVRDKVNILTGLDFSPNAYAVSAIATQAKIPTIVMNASSSAITSSSPYVARLSFTVQQVSDPMARWMIRNGIKESYVVVADYASGTDSFTAFKKAFEEGGGKILGELRTPMNNPDFSAYVQRLKDAKPQSVFFFFPSGVMPPAFLKVWKERGMDEAGIKLFATGEATDDSYLDATGDVALGLVTAHHYSYAHPSPKNQKFVKDFVAQFGTSMRPSYFAVTAYDAMAAIDLALAKTKGDVSGDKVMDALKGLSFESPRGPIEIDPVTRDIVQTVYIRKTEKVDGKLVNVEFDKFDKVKDPAKEAAK, encoded by the coding sequence ATGAAGATGACCAAGCGAACCACCCTCGCCACCCTCGCGCTTGCCGCACTCACGACCCTGGGCGCGTTCGGCGCGCACGCGGCCGACGAGCCGCTGCGCATCGGCCTGATCGGCACCTACTCCGGTCCGTACGCCGACTACGGCCGCCAGTTCGACGCCGGCGTCGCGCTGTACCTGAAGGAACACGGCGGCAAGATCGCGGGCCGCACCGTCGAAGTCATCAAGAAGGACACGGCGGGCCCCGCACCCGACGCCGCCAAGCGCATCGCGCAGGAACTCGTCGTGCGCGACAAGGTGAACATCCTCACCGGCCTCGACTTCAGCCCCAACGCCTATGCGGTGAGCGCCATCGCCACGCAGGCGAAGATCCCGACCATCGTGATGAACGCCTCGTCGTCGGCCATCACGAGCAGCTCGCCGTACGTGGCGCGCCTGTCGTTCACCGTGCAGCAGGTGTCCGACCCGATGGCGCGCTGGATGATCAGGAACGGCATCAAGGAGTCGTACGTGGTCGTGGCCGACTACGCGTCGGGCACTGACTCGTTCACCGCCTTCAAAAAGGCCTTCGAAGAAGGCGGCGGCAAGATCCTCGGCGAGCTGCGCACGCCGATGAACAACCCCGACTTCTCGGCCTACGTGCAGCGCCTGAAGGACGCGAAGCCGCAATCGGTGTTCTTCTTCTTCCCCTCGGGCGTGATGCCGCCGGCCTTCCTGAAGGTCTGGAAGGAACGCGGCATGGACGAAGCCGGCATCAAGCTCTTCGCGACCGGCGAAGCTACCGACGATAGCTACCTGGACGCGACCGGCGACGTGGCGCTGGGCCTGGTCACCGCCCACCACTACTCGTACGCCCACCCGTCGCCGAAGAACCAGAAGTTCGTGAAGGACTTCGTCGCGCAGTTCGGCACCTCGATGCGCCCGAGCTATTTCGCCGTGACCGCCTACGACGCCATGGCCGCCATCGACCTGGCGCTCGCCAAGACCAAGGGCGACGTGTCGGGCGACAAGGTGATGGATGCGCTCAAGGGCCTGAGCTTCGAGAGCCCGCGCGGCCCGATCGAAATCGACCCGGTCACGCGCGACATCGTGCAGACCGTCTACATCCGCAAGACCGAGAAGGTCGACGGCAAGCTGGTGAACGTCGAGTTCGACAAGTTCGACAAGGTCAAGGACCCGGCCAAGGAAGCAGCGAAGTAA
- a CDS encoding branched-chain amino acid ABC transporter permease codes for MGIVIFDGVAYGMLLFLIAVGLSITMGLMNFVNLAHGSFAMVGGYAASVLMSRYGVGFFPALAAAFVAAALIGAVLEFVFYRRLYKAHPLDQVLLSIGIVFVSIAVFTYFFGPTMQPFQLPPLLDGRVSLGGLEVGRYRLFLIVCGVLVLAVLLLGIGKTRYGAMVRAAVDNQRVAAGTGIHVQRLFFLTFSLGCGLAGLGGALSLGMLGLEPSFPLKYLVYFLIVVCVGGAGTVTGPFIAALLVGIVDMAGKYYWPEAGAFLIYVVMIVMLLLRPNGIVPRKGIA; via the coding sequence ATGGGCATTGTGATTTTCGACGGGGTGGCCTACGGCATGCTCCTCTTCCTCATCGCGGTGGGCCTGTCCATCACGATGGGCCTGATGAACTTCGTCAACCTCGCCCATGGCAGCTTCGCGATGGTCGGCGGCTATGCCGCGAGCGTGCTGATGAGCCGCTACGGCGTGGGCTTCTTCCCGGCGCTGGCCGCGGCCTTCGTCGCCGCGGCGCTGATCGGCGCGGTGCTGGAATTCGTGTTCTACCGGCGGCTCTACAAGGCGCATCCGCTCGACCAGGTGCTGCTGTCGATCGGCATCGTGTTCGTCTCGATCGCGGTTTTCACCTACTTCTTCGGCCCGACGATGCAGCCCTTCCAGCTGCCGCCGCTGCTCGACGGGCGGGTGTCGCTGGGCGGGCTCGAAGTGGGCCGCTACCGGCTCTTCCTCATCGTCTGCGGTGTGCTCGTGCTGGCCGTGCTGCTGCTGGGCATCGGCAAGACGCGCTACGGCGCCATGGTTCGCGCGGCGGTCGACAACCAGCGCGTGGCCGCCGGCACCGGCATCCACGTGCAGCGCCTGTTCTTCCTGACCTTCTCGCTGGGCTGCGGCCTGGCGGGCCTGGGCGGCGCGCTGAGCCTGGGCATGCTCGGGCTGGAGCCGTCGTTCCCGCTCAAGTACCTCGTGTACTTCCTCATCGTGGTGTGCGTCGGCGGTGCCGGCACCGTCACCGGCCCCTTCATCGCCGCGCTGCTGGTCGGCATCGTCGACATGGCCGGCAAGTACTACTGGCCCGAAGCGGGCGCCTTCCTCATCTACGTCGTGATGATCGTGATGCTGCTGCTGCGGCCCAACGGCATCGTCCCGCGCAAAGGCATCGCATGA
- a CDS encoding branched-chain amino acid ABC transporter permease encodes MKTFTLTPARLRGAEIVFWLALASCFFLLPDKLTLMSQILIFGLFAVSLDMALGYAGILTVGHAAFFGAGAYAAGLLAKHGWGEPFTGLLVALVVCAALGYLLSYLVVRGADLTRLMITIGVCVLLAELANRLSGITGGTDGLQGMAMWPVLGLFEFDLYGKTAFLYAFGVVLLMFLGVRLILRSPFGLALRGIHDSRKRMLAIGSPVESRLRMAYALSAAVAGVAGALLAQATQFVGIESIGFNRSAEVLIILVLGGTGRLYGGMIGALVYMLVHDAFADLNPEYWMFWLGIFLIAAVMVGRGGIMGALSRLAKRSAS; translated from the coding sequence ATGAAGACCTTCACCCTGACGCCCGCGCGCCTGCGCGGCGCGGAAATCGTGTTCTGGCTCGCGCTGGCCTCCTGCTTCTTCCTGCTGCCCGACAAGCTCACGCTGATGAGCCAGATCCTGATCTTCGGCCTGTTCGCGGTCTCGCTCGACATGGCGCTGGGCTACGCCGGCATCCTCACCGTCGGCCACGCGGCCTTCTTCGGCGCGGGCGCCTATGCGGCGGGCCTGCTCGCCAAGCACGGCTGGGGCGAACCCTTCACCGGCCTGCTGGTGGCGCTGGTCGTCTGCGCCGCGCTGGGCTACCTGCTGAGCTATCTGGTGGTGCGCGGTGCCGACCTCACGCGGCTGATGATCACCATCGGCGTGTGCGTCCTGCTGGCCGAGCTGGCCAACCGCCTGTCGGGCATCACCGGCGGCACCGATGGCCTGCAGGGCATGGCGATGTGGCCTGTGCTGGGGCTCTTCGAGTTCGACCTCTACGGCAAGACCGCTTTTCTCTATGCCTTCGGCGTGGTGTTGCTCATGTTCCTCGGCGTGCGGCTGATCCTGCGTTCGCCCTTCGGCCTGGCGCTGCGCGGCATCCACGACAGCCGCAAGCGCATGCTGGCCATCGGCTCGCCGGTCGAGTCGCGCCTGCGCATGGCCTACGCGCTGTCGGCCGCGGTGGCCGGCGTGGCCGGTGCGCTGCTGGCGCAGGCCACGCAGTTCGTCGGCATCGAGTCGATCGGCTTCAACCGCTCGGCCGAGGTGCTGATCATCCTGGTGCTGGGCGGCACCGGCCGGCTCTACGGCGGGATGATCGGCGCGCTGGTCTACATGCTCGTGCACGACGCCTTCGCCGACCTCAACCCGGAGTACTGGATGTTCTGGCTCGGCATCTTCCTGATCGCGGCCGTCATGGTCGGCCGCGGCGGCATCATGGGCGCGCTGTCGCGTCTTGCGAAGCGGAGCGCGTCATGA
- a CDS encoding ABC transporter ATP-binding protein, with the protein MKPALQTHGLGVRFGAFQAVNDVHLSLEPGARQALIGPNGAGKTTLINLLTGVIKPTAGRIEMDGQDITAFTADRRARMGLARTFQINTLFPSLTPLLSVVLAISEREGLGAVWWRPLTRHTALFDEAHALLGRLKLDALADVPVGELAYGKQRLLEIALAMAARPRILLLDEPAAGVPEDESGELFEAIAELPQDISVLFIEHDMKLVFRFSRRISVLVAGQILTEGTPAEIGADPRVREVYLGHAHAGIHAGVAHG; encoded by the coding sequence ATGAAGCCAGCACTGCAGACCCACGGGCTGGGCGTACGCTTCGGCGCCTTCCAGGCGGTGAACGACGTGCACCTGTCGCTCGAGCCCGGCGCGCGCCAGGCGTTGATCGGCCCCAACGGCGCCGGCAAGACCACGCTCATCAACCTGCTGACCGGCGTGATCAAGCCGACCGCGGGCCGCATCGAGATGGACGGCCAGGACATCACCGCCTTCACCGCCGACCGCCGCGCCCGCATGGGGCTGGCGCGCACCTTCCAGATCAACACGCTGTTCCCCAGCCTCACGCCGCTGCTGTCGGTGGTACTCGCCATCAGCGAGCGCGAAGGCCTGGGCGCGGTGTGGTGGCGGCCGCTCACGCGGCACACGGCGCTGTTCGACGAAGCGCACGCGCTGCTCGGCCGCCTGAAGCTCGACGCGCTGGCCGACGTGCCGGTGGGCGAGCTGGCCTACGGCAAGCAGCGGCTGCTGGAGATCGCGCTCGCCATGGCGGCCCGACCGCGCATCCTGCTGCTCGACGAACCCGCGGCCGGCGTGCCCGAGGACGAGAGCGGCGAACTCTTCGAAGCGATTGCCGAACTGCCGCAGGACATCAGCGTGCTGTTCATCGAACACGACATGAAACTCGTCTTCCGTTTTTCGCGCCGCATCTCGGTGCTGGTGGCCGGGCAGATCCTGACCGAGGGCACCCCCGCCGAGATCGGCGCCGACCCGCGCGTGCGCGAGGTGTACCTGGGTCACGCCCATGCAGGCATACATGCGGGAGTGGCCCATGGCTGA
- a CDS encoding ABC transporter ATP-binding protein translates to MAELLAFDNIVAGYGNAVVLHRLGFTLAEGQSLAVLGRNGVGKTTLLETLMGNTRVTQGAIRWCGEDITRWPAHRRVRTGLGWVPQEREVFPSLTVEENLTVVARPGPWDLRRVYGFFPRLRERRGNYGNQLSGGEQQMLAIGRALMTNPKLLLLDEPMEGLAPIIVEELAASIRRLCDGEGLASIVVEQHPVLALEMTHQAIVLERGTVVHAGTSAALAADAVLLDGLLGVGIAA, encoded by the coding sequence ATGGCTGAACTGCTCGCCTTCGACAACATCGTCGCCGGCTACGGCAACGCGGTGGTGCTGCATCGCCTGGGCTTCACGCTGGCCGAGGGCCAGAGCCTGGCCGTGCTCGGACGCAACGGCGTGGGCAAGACCACGCTGCTCGAGACGCTGATGGGCAACACCCGCGTCACGCAGGGCGCCATCCGCTGGTGCGGCGAGGACATCACGCGCTGGCCCGCGCACCGGCGCGTGCGCACCGGCTTGGGCTGGGTGCCACAGGAGCGCGAGGTGTTCCCGTCGCTCACGGTGGAAGAAAACCTCACCGTGGTCGCCCGCCCCGGCCCCTGGGACCTGCGGCGCGTCTACGGCTTCTTTCCGCGGCTGCGCGAACGCCGCGGCAACTACGGCAACCAGCTGTCCGGCGGCGAGCAGCAGATGCTGGCCATCGGCCGCGCCCTCATGACCAACCCCAAGCTGCTGCTGCTCGACGAGCCGATGGAAGGCCTCGCGCCGATCATCGTGGAAGAGCTGGCCGCGTCGATCCGCCGCCTGTGCGACGGCGAAGGCCTGGCGTCGATCGTGGTCGAGCAACACCCGGTGCTGGCGCTCGAGATGACGCACCAGGCCATCGTGCTCGAACGCGGCACCGTCGTGCACGCGGGCACCAGTGCCGCGCTGGCGGCCGATGCGGTGTTGCTCGACGGCTTGCTGGGCGTCGGCATCGCCGCGTGA
- a CDS encoding type 1 glutamine amidotransferase: protein MTVKPIAVFQHTEVGAPGTVVPILQSLGREVQVVRIVDGEPVPDDASAFGGLVFMGGYMSANDPLPWIAQELALIRAAAAQGIPVAGHCLGSQLVARALGGSVHTHARPEIGWNDIVTDDHALARDWWGDAAGQAIETFQWHGDTFTPPPGAVCIATGVHCAAQAYVADDRHLLVQSHLEMTPALVALSLERNGAQLLRQHAAGNPAVASMVETQRDVPARTVRMTGHLQRLYARWCARAA, encoded by the coding sequence GTGACGGTGAAACCCATCGCCGTCTTCCAGCACACCGAGGTCGGCGCGCCCGGCACGGTGGTGCCGATCCTGCAATCGCTCGGCCGTGAGGTGCAGGTGGTGCGCATCGTCGACGGCGAACCCGTGCCCGACGATGCGTCGGCGTTCGGCGGGCTGGTGTTCATGGGCGGCTACATGAGCGCGAACGACCCGCTGCCGTGGATCGCGCAGGAGCTCGCCCTCATCCGCGCCGCCGCCGCACAGGGCATTCCCGTCGCCGGCCACTGCCTGGGCAGCCAGCTGGTGGCGCGCGCCCTCGGCGGCAGCGTGCACACGCACGCGCGCCCGGAAATCGGCTGGAACGACATCGTCACCGACGACCACGCGCTGGCCCGCGACTGGTGGGGCGACGCGGCCGGCCAGGCCATTGAGACCTTTCAGTGGCATGGCGACACGTTCACGCCGCCGCCGGGCGCGGTGTGCATCGCCACCGGCGTGCACTGCGCTGCGCAGGCCTACGTGGCGGACGACCGGCACCTGCTGGTGCAGTCGCACCTGGAGATGACGCCGGCGCTCGTGGCGCTCTCGCTCGAACGCAACGGCGCCCAGTTGCTGCGCCAGCACGCCGCCGGCAACCCCGCGGTCGCGTCGATGGTCGAGACGCAACGCGACGTGCCCGCGCGCACTGTGCGCATGACCGGTCACCTGCAGCGGCTCTACGCCCGCTGGTGCGCACGCGCCGCCTGA
- a CDS encoding DUF4198 domain-containing protein, with protein MKHTLTAALVLLGFATAAQAHQIWLEQPAGQRAVIRFGEFGENLREASPGLLDKFVKPTGTLVSAKGETVGDATKTGDGFTLPFQAGQGETIVAEDASYPLFSMKQGEKEVKNWYRPGARLITGFAAQAPKLAFDIVPTGTPGEFKLFLKGQALPKTKVSLVTQSGWAKEGRTDAQGVVKFDMPWQGTYVAEASHTDRTPGERGTDKYDGVSYVTTLTYVKADGVVPIPAGPAATPNK; from the coding sequence ATGAAGCACACACTCACCGCCGCCCTCGTCCTGCTAGGCTTCGCCACCGCCGCGCAGGCCCACCAGATCTGGCTCGAGCAGCCCGCCGGCCAGCGCGCCGTGATCCGCTTTGGTGAATTCGGCGAGAACCTGCGCGAGGCATCGCCGGGCCTGCTGGACAAGTTCGTCAAGCCGACCGGCACGCTGGTGTCGGCCAAGGGCGAAACCGTCGGCGACGCCACCAAGACCGGTGACGGCTTCACGCTGCCCTTCCAGGCCGGCCAGGGCGAGACCATCGTGGCCGAAGACGCGAGCTATCCGCTCTTTTCCATGAAGCAGGGCGAGAAGGAAGTGAAGAACTGGTACCGCCCGGGCGCACGGCTGATCACCGGCTTCGCGGCGCAGGCGCCGAAACTGGCTTTCGACATCGTGCCGACCGGCACGCCCGGCGAGTTCAAGCTCTTCCTCAAGGGCCAGGCGCTGCCCAAGACCAAGGTCTCGCTGGTCACGCAATCGGGCTGGGCCAAGGAAGGTCGCACCGACGCGCAAGGCGTTGTCAAGTTCGACATGCCCTGGCAGGGCACCTACGTGGCCGAGGCCAGCCACACCGACCGCACGCCTGGCGAGCGTGGCACCGACAAGTACGACGGCGTGAGCTACGTCACCACCCTCACCTACGTCAAGGCCGACGGGGTGGTCCCGATCCCCGCAGGACCGGCCGCCACGCCCAACAAGTGA
- a CDS encoding DUF3649 domain-containing protein, whose translation MTAVLDRARSVGPLLSRIAAAVFGGYGLAALGSVAALALPMDKTQAVITGALASFAIYAGAVVWVFAVRSARRAWAGLLIAAVPLGLAAWSVWSGGAAA comes from the coding sequence GTGACCGCCGTGCTCGACCGGGCCCGCAGCGTGGGCCCGCTCCTCTCGCGCATCGCCGCCGCCGTGTTCGGCGGCTATGGGCTGGCCGCCCTGGGCAGCGTCGCCGCGCTCGCGCTGCCGATGGACAAGACCCAGGCGGTGATCACCGGCGCACTGGCGAGCTTCGCGATCTACGCCGGTGCGGTGGTCTGGGTCTTCGCGGTGCGCAGCGCGCGGCGTGCCTGGGCCGGGCTGCTGATCGCGGCCGTGCCGCTGGGGCTCGCGGCCTGGTCCGTGTGGTCCGGAGGCGCCGCCGCATGA
- a CDS encoding PepSY-associated TM helix domain-containing protein has product MSIGAEPHPRGIRQTMSDLHIWAGLLTGWFLYAMFLTGTVSYFKDELSQWMRPELQHQAEVPDPAGVARRIVDELQVIAPGSTQWSVGVPDARNNVANAFWRVPGAEGRRAFQSATFDPTTGHKVSSRETAGGDFFYRFHFQFHYMPVLWGRWLAGFCAMFMLVAIVSGVITHKKIFVDFFTFRWGKGQRSWLDAHNALSVFGLPFHAMITYTGLVTLMALYMPWGSQTAFKTPAERQQLIAELSAFIQPGKPSGQKAALAPVEDMVRQAQARWGHDNINRVTITHGGDAAARVSVSRGDQGRASVSPQYMLFEGSTGQLLETKDHVGPAAETRGVMYALHLGRFGDTVTRWLYFIVSLAGTAMVGTGLVMWTVKRRQKLPNPDKPYFGFRVVERLNIAAIAGLSIAMAGMLWANRLLPTDLPDRAAWEIHTFFIVWGLMCVHAVLRPAKRAWLEQLWLATAALALLPLVNVFTTQRPLWRSLAEGDWVFAGVDGMLWALAALHAMLAIRTARHSAKVRPARRATPLRPTPSSAGERA; this is encoded by the coding sequence ATGAGCATCGGCGCCGAACCCCATCCCCGCGGCATCCGCCAGACCATGTCCGACCTGCACATCTGGGCGGGTCTGCTGACAGGCTGGTTCCTCTATGCCATGTTCCTCACCGGCACGGTGAGCTACTTCAAGGACGAACTCTCGCAGTGGATGCGGCCCGAGCTGCAGCATCAGGCCGAGGTGCCCGACCCCGCCGGGGTGGCCCGGCGCATCGTCGACGAGCTGCAGGTGATCGCGCCCGGCAGCACGCAGTGGAGCGTGGGCGTGCCCGACGCTCGCAACAACGTCGCGAACGCTTTCTGGCGCGTGCCCGGCGCCGAGGGCCGGCGTGCCTTCCAGAGCGCGACCTTCGACCCCACCACCGGCCACAAGGTGAGTTCGCGCGAGACGGCGGGCGGCGACTTCTTCTACCGCTTCCACTTCCAGTTCCACTACATGCCGGTGCTGTGGGGCCGCTGGCTGGCCGGCTTCTGCGCGATGTTCATGCTGGTCGCGATCGTCAGCGGCGTCATCACGCACAAGAAGATCTTCGTCGACTTCTTCACCTTCCGGTGGGGGAAGGGACAGCGCTCCTGGCTCGACGCGCACAACGCCCTGTCGGTGTTCGGCCTGCCCTTCCACGCCATGATCACGTACACCGGCCTGGTCACGCTGATGGCCCTGTACATGCCCTGGGGCAGTCAGACGGCCTTCAAGACACCGGCCGAGCGACAGCAGCTCATAGCCGAACTCAGCGCTTTCATCCAGCCGGGCAAACCGAGCGGGCAGAAGGCCGCGCTGGCCCCGGTGGAAGACATGGTGCGGCAGGCGCAGGCACGCTGGGGCCACGACAACATCAACCGCGTGACGATCACCCATGGCGGCGATGCCGCGGCACGCGTGAGCGTGTCGCGCGGCGACCAGGGCCGCGCATCGGTGAGTCCGCAGTACATGCTCTTCGAGGGCAGCACCGGCCAGCTGCTGGAGACCAAGGACCACGTCGGCCCCGCGGCCGAAACGCGCGGCGTGATGTACGCGCTGCACCTGGGCCGCTTCGGCGACACCGTGACGCGCTGGCTCTACTTCATCGTCAGCCTCGCGGGCACGGCGATGGTCGGCACCGGCCTCGTCATGTGGACCGTCAAGCGCCGGCAGAAACTGCCAAACCCCGACAAACCCTACTTCGGCTTCCGCGTGGTGGAGCGCCTGAACATCGCCGCCATCGCGGGCCTGTCGATCGCCATGGCCGGCATGCTCTGGGCCAACCGCCTGCTGCCGACCGACCTGCCCGACCGCGCTGCCTGGGAGATCCACACCTTCTTCATCGTCTGGGGCCTGATGTGCGTGCACGCGGTGCTGCGCCCCGCGAAGAGGGCCTGGCTGGAACAGCTGTGGCTGGCGACCGCGGCGCTCGCGCTGCTGCCGCTCGTCAACGTGTTCACGACCCAGCGTCCGCTGTGGCGCAGCCTGGCCGAAGGCGACTGGGTCTTCGCCGGTGTCGACGGGATGCTGTGGGCCCTGGCTGCACTGCACGCGATGCTGGCGATCCGCACGGCGCGGCACAGCGCCAAGGTGCGGCCCGCCCGCCGGGCCACGCCGCTGCGCCCAACGCCATCATCGGCCGGCGAACGCGCATGA
- a CDS encoding DUF3325 domain-containing protein — MTHLAVFLLSTLGFAALALAMERHQEDLFGHALAATTTRWLRLAGVAALLLALGVTVRAQGWGVGLVSFSGHTSLGAGLVFGVLVVIERTRPRRTARR, encoded by the coding sequence ATGACGCATCTGGCCGTCTTCCTGCTCAGCACGCTGGGCTTCGCAGCGCTCGCGCTCGCCATGGAACGCCATCAGGAAGACCTGTTCGGCCATGCGCTGGCGGCGACGACGACCCGCTGGCTGCGCCTGGCCGGCGTGGCCGCACTGCTGCTGGCGCTCGGGGTCACCGTCAGGGCCCAGGGCTGGGGCGTGGGCCTGGTGAGCTTCAGCGGCCACACCAGCCTGGGCGCCGGCCTCGTCTTCGGGGTGCTGGTCGTCATCGAGCGGACGAGGCCCCGCCGGACCGCCCGGCGATAG
- a CDS encoding TonB-dependent receptor, with protein sequence MNSSPACSSQPHPRFAPKPLAQRMRQCLGASLALLAAGATAQTTTSTTLQEVVVSDQTEAIGGLQKTYSGGQFARGGSLGILGITDLMNVPFSTTNYTSELIENQQALTIADVVMNDASVRTLAARGGYGDDFQVRGFTVNSRDVGMNGLVGLAPATRIPLEMIERVEVLKGPGSFTSGTGPNNSIGGSINVVTKRAADVPLTRLTTTYMGKAQFGTHLDVGRRFGEDNQWGVRANGVWRNGEGNVDGGRQRLGLGSLGVDYAGSRLRWSLDALTTSGKTTEFRPQIAFRSGITQAPAVPDNRSSFYPGADMTDKAKTVMSRLEFDVNDNTTVFAGVGYSDVSTDQNFPTAVTRPVDLRPNTQGNFSVNNGYYDEYNKTTSAEVGVRTRFKTGSIGHSVVLAANTLQRETGYFYQLTTTPVASNLYNPSALPAINFARGEPSKTGDLAMHSIAVADTMSFFNDRFLVTLGLRDQTINQKSVNGSTAYDASAITPLVGLVFKPVQNISVYGNYTAGLMAGGIAGATAANRGEIFAPQKSKQYEVGVKADWGTLTTQAALYQITRPNSMTDPVTQVYSFGGEQRNRGLELTMYGELQRGLRAMASASFNDAKLTRTAGGVNQGNDANGVPDRTFNVGLDWDMPWVPGLSLNGRVINTSSTYYDAANLLRMPSWTRVDLGARYATKIAGKPVVLRANLENVADKAYWVTSTYVTVGAPRTLMLSAQIDF encoded by the coding sequence ATGAATTCTTCGCCTGCCTGTTCGTCCCAACCCCACCCGCGCTTCGCGCCCAAGCCGCTCGCGCAGCGCATGCGCCAATGCCTCGGCGCCTCGCTCGCGTTGCTCGCCGCGGGTGCCACAGCGCAGACCACCACCAGCACCACCCTGCAGGAAGTCGTCGTCTCCGACCAGACCGAAGCCATCGGCGGCTTGCAGAAGACCTACTCGGGCGGCCAGTTCGCGCGCGGCGGGAGCCTGGGCATCCTGGGCATCACCGACCTGATGAACGTGCCGTTCAGCACCACCAACTACACCTCGGAGTTGATCGAGAACCAGCAGGCGCTGACGATCGCCGACGTGGTCATGAACGATGCCTCCGTGCGCACCCTGGCGGCACGGGGCGGCTACGGCGACGACTTCCAAGTCCGCGGCTTCACCGTCAACTCACGGGACGTCGGCATGAACGGCCTGGTCGGCCTGGCGCCTGCGACCCGCATTCCGCTCGAAATGATCGAGCGCGTGGAAGTGCTCAAAGGCCCCGGCTCTTTCACCAGCGGCACGGGCCCCAACAACAGCATCGGCGGCAGCATCAACGTGGTGACCAAGCGCGCCGCCGATGTGCCGCTGACCCGCCTGACCACCACCTACATGGGCAAGGCCCAGTTCGGCACGCACCTGGACGTGGGCCGCCGCTTCGGCGAGGACAACCAGTGGGGCGTGCGCGCCAACGGGGTGTGGCGCAACGGCGAAGGCAACGTCGACGGCGGCCGCCAGCGCCTCGGCCTGGGGTCGCTGGGGGTCGACTACGCCGGCAGCCGCCTGCGCTGGTCGCTGGATGCACTCACCACCAGCGGCAAGACGACGGAGTTCCGTCCGCAGATCGCCTTCCGCAGCGGCATCACGCAGGCCCCGGCCGTGCCGGACAACCGCTCCAGCTTCTATCCCGGCGCGGACATGACGGACAAGGCGAAGACCGTGATGTCACGCCTCGAATTCGACGTCAACGACAACACCACGGTCTTTGCCGGCGTCGGCTACAGCGACGTGTCCACCGACCAGAACTTCCCGACGGCCGTCACGCGGCCCGTCGACCTGCGCCCCAACACGCAAGGAAACTTCTCGGTCAACAACGGCTACTACGACGAGTACAACAAGACGACGTCTGCCGAGGTCGGCGTGCGCACGCGCTTCAAGACCGGCAGCATCGGCCACTCGGTGGTCCTGGCGGCGAACACGCTGCAGCGGGAGACCGGCTACTTCTACCAACTGACCACGACGCCCGTCGCGTCGAATCTCTACAACCCTTCGGCCCTGCCGGCGATCAACTTCGCACGCGGCGAGCCCAGCAAGACGGGTGATCTGGCGATGCACAGCATCGCGGTCGCCGACACGATGTCGTTCTTCAACGATCGCTTCCTGGTGACGCTGGGCCTACGCGATCAGACCATCAACCAGAAGAGCGTGAACGGGTCCACGGCTTACGACGCCAGCGCCATCACGCCGCTGGTCGGTTTGGTGTTCAAGCCCGTGCAGAACATCTCGGTGTATGGCAACTACACCGCGGGCCTGATGGCCGGCGGCATCGCTGGCGCGACGGCGGCCAATCGGGGCGAGATCTTCGCGCCGCAGAAGTCCAAGCAGTACGAAGTCGGCGTCAAGGCCGACTGGGGCACGCTGACCACCCAGGCAGCGCTCTACCAGATCACCCGGCCGAATTCGATGACCGATCCCGTCACGCAGGTCTACAGCTTCGGCGGCGAGCAGCGCAACCGCGGCCTGGAGCTGACGATGTACGGCGAGCTCCAACGCGGGCTGCGCGCCATGGCGAGCGCATCGTTCAATGACGCCAAGCTCACCCGGACGGCGGGCGGCGTGAACCAGGGCAACGACGCCAACGGTGTGCCGGACCGCACCTTCAATGTCGGCCTAGACTGGGACATGCCCTGGGTGCCGGGCCTGAGTCTGAACGGCCGCGTGATCAATACGTCGTCGACGTACTACGACGCGGCCAACCTCCTGCGCATGCCGAGCTGGACGCGCGTGGACCTGGGCGCTCGCTACGCGACCAAGATCGCGGGCAAGCCGGTGGTGCTTCGCGCCAACCTGGAAAATGTCGCCGACAAGGCCTATTGGGTGACCAGCACGTACGTGACCGTGGGCGCCCCGCGCACGCTCATGCTGTCGGCGCAGATCGACTTCTGA